DNA from Verrucomicrobiota bacterium:
ATGGCGCAAGCGGGTCCCCCGCGAGGAGTACGTGAAACTCGCCCGCCAATGGAACCCGGTGAAGTTCAACCCGGATGAATGGCTGGACCTGGCGGAGCGCGCGGGAATGAAGTATATCTGCCTGACCACCAAGCATCACGATGGTTTTTGCCTGTTCGAGTCCAAGCACACCGCCTATAACACCATGAACACGCCCTACGGCAAGGACGTGGTCAAAATGCTCGCCGATGCCTGTCATCGCCGGAACTTCCCGCTGTGCCTCTATTATTCCATCGCCGACTGGCATCAGCCGAATTACCCGAACCAAGGACGCCACCACGAACTGCCACCGCAACCAGGCGACCAGCCGGACCTGATGAAGTACCTCGAGTTCCTGAAGGCCCAAATCCGGGAACTCTGCACGAATTACGGCGAGATTCACGGCATCTGGTGGGATATGAACGTGGACAAACATGTGGACCCCGCAATCAATAACCTCATCCGGCAGCTCCAGCCCAAGGCCGTCATCAACAACCGGGGCTATGACGAGGGAGATTTCGGCACCCCGGAACGCGATTATGACAAAACCGGCGAAGAACTGTTGAGCTTTGAAAAACGCACCGAAGCCAACCAATCCGTCGGCATGGAAAGCTGGGGGTACCGCGTGGATGAAGATTATTATTGCGACCGGCATTTGATGCGCAGCATAGATAAATACCTGGCCCGCGACGCGAATTACCTGCTGAATGTCGGCCCGCGCGGCGACGGCGCCATCCCACCCGAGTCGGTGGCCATCCTGGAGCGAATCGGTAAATGGTACCAGTCCGTCAAGGAATCGCTCGAAGGCGCGACGTCAGCCTCTTATTTAACGGCCAACCGCAACGTGTTACTCACCCGCAAAGGGAACAACCTGTATGTCCACCTGCACAAG
Protein-coding regions in this window:
- a CDS encoding alpha-L-fucosidase, with protein sequence MNRRDFIKTSAGVATLAALPALPPSAIAADKPAKIIAPPKPAPRFGDGRDWWFAKRFGLFVHWGLYSIAGFHEQHQWRKRVPREEYVKLARQWNPVKFNPDEWLDLAERAGMKYICLTTKHHDGFCLFESKHTAYNTMNTPYGKDVVKMLADACHRRNFPLCLYYSIADWHQPNYPNQGRHHELPPQPGDQPDLMKYLEFLKAQIRELCTNYGEIHGIWWDMNVDKHVDPAINNLIRQLQPKAVINNRGYDEGDFGTPERDYDKTGEELLSFEKRTEANQSVGMESWGYRVDEDYYCDRHLMRSIDKYLARDANYLLNVGPRGDGAIPPESVAILERIGKWYQSVKESLEGATSASYLTANRNVLLTRKGNNLYVHLHKDPAGDAVKLKPLTVAPRKATLLNTGQPVEWATDMVPSDHVEQKGYLRLRKLPTNEQANSLLVVKLEFDTPPELMDPQGTVDKDDIKRR